CGGCCAGCGGCATCTTGCCGAAGTCGAAGCGGCGCTGGCAGTCCGGCAGGTGCGAGGCGACCACGCTCAAGCCGGCCTGCTTGCTCCAGAAAACATTCTGCGTGACGAATACCGTCACCGCATGGTCGCGTCCGTCGATCAGGTAGCTGGCCGATTCGTTGACGCAGCCGGCGAGCAAGCCTGCCAGCAACAGCGGCGTCAGCGACAGCAATTTCGGGCGGGACAGGGGAAAACGCATGGTCGTTCCTGGTTGGCGATGCCGGGCAGCATCGCTGGCGCGAGTATAAAACCCTTCCAAGTATGCCTGCAACGGCGTTCGTTTCGCCGTATGTCGCCGCACGTCCGCAAGTAATTGATTTCCCGGAGGAATTGGCCCGTGACGCGCTCCGTGCTTTTTCGATTTCGGCGATCATGAACCGGCAACGTTTGTCCAGCCACCAAGGGAACGGTACGCCTTGCCGGCAAGCCGGCCCGCCTTTCGGGAAGCGAGTACAGCAATGCCACAAGACGACCAACACCAGGGCGAAGGACGTGTGCAGGACGCGCCGCCATCGCCTTTATCCCCCTATGCGCCGCCGCAAGCCGTGACGCTGCACATCAACGGCGCCGATCACGCGTTGACGATCGAGCCGCGCGTCACGCTGCTGGACGCGCTGCGCGAAGTCATCCACCTGACCGGCACCAAGAAGGGCTGCGACCGCGGCCAGTGCGGGGCCTGCACCGTGCTGGTCGACGGCCAGCGCATCAATGCCTGCCTGACGCTGGCGATCATGCACGAGGGCCGCGAAATCACCACGATCGAGGGCCTGGGCCAGGAAGGGCAGCCGCATCCGATGCAGCAAGCCTTCATGGATTGCGACGGCTTCCAGTGCGGCTACTGTACGCCGGGACAAGTCTGCTCGGCGGTGGCGCTGCTGGACGAGGTCAAGGCGCGCCAGGCCAGCATGCTGACCGATGGCGACGAGCTGGCGCCGGGCGCGCTCTCCGACGCCGAAATCCGCGAGCGCATGAGCGGCAACCTGTGCCGCTGCGGCGCCTATCCGAACATCGTCAAGGCGATCCGCAGCGTCGTGCTGCGCGAAGCGTGAAGGAGAGAATATGCAATCGATCTTCTACGACCGCGCCAACGACGTGGACCACGCCATCGAACTGGCGCGCCAGCCCGGCGCCAAATTCATCGGCGGCGGCACCAACCTGCTCGACCTGTACAAAAGCGGCATCGAAAAGCCGCTGCGCCTGGTGGACGTCAGCCGCCTGCCGCTGGCCGCCATCGAGGAAACGGCCGACGGCGGCCTGCGCATCGGCGCCATGGCGACCAACACCGCGGCGGCCAACCACCCGCTGGTGCGCCGGCGCTACCGCCTGCTGTCGGAAGCGCTGCTGAACGGCGCCTCGACCCAGCTGCGCAACATGGCGACCGTGGGCGGCAACCTGCTGCAACGAACGCGCTGCCATTACTTCACCGACCCGGCCTTCGAACACTGCAACAAGCGCGATCCCGGTTCCGGCTGCGACGCCATCGACGGCCACAACCGCATCCATGCGATCCTGGGCGCCAGCCCGGACTGCATCGCCACCCACCCGTCCGACATGGCGGTGGCGCTGGCCGCATTGGACGCCGTCGTCCACCTGCGGGGACCGGACGGCGCGCGCCAGGTGCCGCTGCTCGACTTTCACCGCTTGCCGGAAGACCGGCCGCAGGACGACACGGTGATCCGGCCGGGTGAACTGGTCACCGCGGTGGAACTGCCGCCGTCGCGCTGGGGAGAACATGCGCACTACCTGAAGGTGCGCGACCGCGCCAGCTATGCGTTCGCGCTGGTGTCGGTGGCGGCCGCGCTGGAACTGGACGGCGATACCGTGCGCGACGCGCGCATCGTGCTGGGCGGCGTGGCGCACAAGCCGTGGCGCGCGTACGCGGCGGAAGACGTTTTACGCGGCCAGGCATTGCATAGCGACGTATTGGCGCGCGCGGCCGCCGCCGCGGTGCAGGGCGCTCGACCCTGCCGCGACAACGCGTTCAAGGTCGAACTGGCCCGGCGCGCCGTGGTGCGCGCCATCCGGAATGCAGCCAACCCGCCGCAGACCGCCGCGCCGACGGGCGCGAACGTCATCCCGATCGTCCCGGCAGCGAGCAACCCAGGAGACCAGGCATGAGCAACATCGGCGCCCCCATCAACCGCATCGACGCCTGGGCCAAGGTCAGCGGCGCGGCACATTACGCGGCCGAGCACCCGGTCGAAGGCCTGGTCCACGCCGTGCTGGTCACGTCCACCATTGCCAGCGGGCGCGTGCTGCGCATCGACGACGGCGCGGCCCGGCAGGTGCCCGGCGTGCTGCTGGTGATGACGCCGCAGAACGCCCCGCGCCTGCCGCGCGAAACGAAAGACGGCAAGATCCAGCCGCCGGTCGGCCGCCGCCTGACCTTGTTGCAGGAAGACGAGGTCTACTACAACAACCAGCCCATCGCCGTGGTCGTGGCGGATACGCTGGAACACGCGCGCGACGCCGCGGCGCGCCTGCGCGTGGAATACGAGACGAAGCCGGCGGCGCTCGACTTCGGGCAAGCCAGGCAATCGCTGCGCACCCCGGAAAAGGTGATGGCCGAGGAATCCGACACCCGGCGCGGCGACCTGCTGGACGGCTGGCAGGCCGGCAGCACCCGCCTGGACGCCACCTACACCACGCCGATCGAACACCACAACCCGCTCGAGACCCACGCCACCATCGCCGAGTGGCGCCAGGGCGACGACGGCGGCGAGCGCCTGACGCTGCACGATTCGACCCAGTACATGAAGGGCGTGCAGCGCATCATGGCGGCGATCTTCGGCCTGCCGCCCGAACACGTGACGGCGATCTGCCCCTACGTCGGCGGCGGCTTCGGCTCGAAGGGCTCGGCGTGGTCGCACGTGGCCCTTGCCGCCATGGCCGCGAAGCAGGTTGGCCGTCCGGTAAAACTGTCGCTGGACCGCAACCAGATGTTCGGCCCGGTCGGCCAGCGCCCCAACACCGAGCAGCGCCTGCGCCTGGCGGCGCAGGAGGACGGCAGCCTCACCGCCTCCGTGCACGACACCGTCGCCTACACCTCAATGCTGGAAAACTGGATCGAGCCGTGCGGCCTGGTGACGCGCATGATGTACGCAACGCCCAACCAGCAGACCACGCACCGGCTGGCGCCGATGAACCTGGGCACGCCGACCTTCATGCGCGCGCCGGGCGAGGCGTCCGGCTCGTTCGCGCTGGAATCCGCCATGGACGAGCTGGCGCACCAACTGGGCATGGACCCGCTCGCGCTGCGCTTGCAGAACTACGCCGAGCGCGATCCCGGCAAGGAGTTACCGTGGTCGAGCAAGTCGCTGCGCCAGTGCTACGAGATCGGCGCCGAACGCTTCGGCTGGAAGGAGCGCGATGCACGACCGCGCTCGATGCGCCG
The genomic region above belongs to Massilia forsythiae and contains:
- a CDS encoding xanthine dehydrogenase family protein molybdopterin-binding subunit gives rise to the protein MSNIGAPINRIDAWAKVSGAAHYAAEHPVEGLVHAVLVTSTIASGRVLRIDDGAARQVPGVLLVMTPQNAPRLPRETKDGKIQPPVGRRLTLLQEDEVYYNNQPIAVVVADTLEHARDAAARLRVEYETKPAALDFGQARQSLRTPEKVMAEESDTRRGDLLDGWQAGSTRLDATYTTPIEHHNPLETHATIAEWRQGDDGGERLTLHDSTQYMKGVQRIMAAIFGLPPEHVTAICPYVGGGFGSKGSAWSHVALAAMAAKQVGRPVKLSLDRNQMFGPVGQRPNTEQRLRLAAQEDGSLTASVHDTVAYTSMLENWIEPCGLVTRMMYATPNQQTTHRLAPMNLGTPTFMRAPGEASGSFALESAMDELAHQLGMDPLALRLQNYAERDPGKELPWSSKSLRQCYEIGAERFGWKERDARPRSMRRDGKLVGWGMASATYPTNRSPGECAAAMLADGTALFRSSTQDLGTGTYTVMTQIAADALCLPVERVRFELGDSTLPEAPVSGGSTTVASVGPAVQAAGHALRLKLTGIALADERSPLCGATADGVGAEQGELYLLADPSRRETLAAIVARHGGDGIEVIARTEPGSEKEQYSMHAFGAIFIEVEVDEDLGEIRVPRAVGVYGVGRLMNEKTAYSQLMGGIVWGISLALFEATLIDGRAGRAVNGNLAEYHVPTNADIQSIDVQIVDEDDPHVNPLGAKGIGEIGITGVGAAVANAVFHATGRRVRDLPITLDKLL
- a CDS encoding 2Fe-2S iron-sulfur cluster-binding protein — translated: MPASRPAFREASTAMPQDDQHQGEGRVQDAPPSPLSPYAPPQAVTLHINGADHALTIEPRVTLLDALREVIHLTGTKKGCDRGQCGACTVLVDGQRINACLTLAIMHEGREITTIEGLGQEGQPHPMQQAFMDCDGFQCGYCTPGQVCSAVALLDEVKARQASMLTDGDELAPGALSDAEIRERMSGNLCRCGAYPNIVKAIRSVVLREA
- a CDS encoding FAD binding domain-containing protein, translated to MQSIFYDRANDVDHAIELARQPGAKFIGGGTNLLDLYKSGIEKPLRLVDVSRLPLAAIEETADGGLRIGAMATNTAAANHPLVRRRYRLLSEALLNGASTQLRNMATVGGNLLQRTRCHYFTDPAFEHCNKRDPGSGCDAIDGHNRIHAILGASPDCIATHPSDMAVALAALDAVVHLRGPDGARQVPLLDFHRLPEDRPQDDTVIRPGELVTAVELPPSRWGEHAHYLKVRDRASYAFALVSVAAALELDGDTVRDARIVLGGVAHKPWRAYAAEDVLRGQALHSDVLARAAAAAVQGARPCRDNAFKVELARRAVVRAIRNAANPPQTAAPTGANVIPIVPAASNPGDQA